ttgatgtttaaagcatgtttattctcaggtgaatactaagagcttccgctgttgcatactaaaataaggacaagatttggagtccatgtttgtatgatattgtgtaaaaactgcattcaagaaactgatttcgatgtaacatatttgtattgtaaaccattatgtaatggtcgtgtgtaaacaggatattttagattatcattatttgataatctacgtaaagctttttaaacctttatttatgaaataaaggttatggtttgttttaaaaatgaatgcagtctttgaaaaacgtctcatatagaggtcaaaacctcgcaacgaaatcaattaatatggaacatttttaatcaataagaacgggacatttcaaaacaagCAGGTGGTGGCAGGTCAGGAGCGCTTGGGAGAAGCAGGACGTGGCAGGGATAAAGAAGTCGAGAGGATCAGCCGGTGGAACTTTCAAATACCTTCAAAAAATGCTTCTGGTCGAATGAAAAGGCTACACGTGGCGATTGGTTGAGCTGCTATAGCAAAAATACCTCTTCTTATAGTATAGTAagatataatatgtattatatgtatgtatgtatgtgtgtgtgtgtgtgtatatatatatatatgtgtgtgtgtgtgtgtgtgtgtgtgtgtgtctttaacaaaacaacaacaaaaaccagtaccacataagtggtgtatgggagaggtgagatgtatacaatccttcccctatccgagaataaagacgtgtcatttctccacccagaatgAAAGacactcaaaagtagagaaagtcatccctctctcaattcgatggatagagagattgcttccgagtggaccaccGAACAATAAGtagaatttttttaaaaaataaaattaaattaagacgccatgaaaatggcaaaatcaaatttccatggtttTAAATCCTGTCTGAAATTTACTTTAGCCTCTAAGAGTCAGACAAGTTACCAATAAATTCACGCTTGCTGTCGACTCAGTAACTAGAGCTGTAAATTAGATGCAGAATTTAGTTTCTCCAAAATAAGATGCAGAATATCTCCTATTATAATTTCACTGGTTCATTTCACTTTAGTTATTGTTAATAGAGCAAACGGTTGAATACCTGGGTTAAGATATCATTTCGTTTTAAAAAACGGATGAGAGTTTGAAATTAAACATGTTTTACAATGTCACATGATTATTTTTGGAAAGCAATTATCATACATCCATTTTGTTTCTGTCTAAGTTTTATACGACCGGCAACTTTTGAGACTAAATTTAATTCCATCTAACCAACAAATTGAGCAACGCGCATGTGATCGACGCTTTTGAAAACTTAATAAGTTATCTATAGACTTTTGATCGCACAAATTAGTATGACTTGTGACTTTCGGTTGTATAAATTATTAGGAATTATGACTTTTGATTGTATAAGGagaacataattcttttattttaaacAAACTGATATGTATATGAATGAATATATATTAACCAGCAATGAATTGAAATTAAATATGGATATTAATATAGATTAAAAAAGACATAATCATAGGGTTGTTCCTTATGATTTGTACCATATTGTAACACCCTTAATTTTTTTCTGACTTCATGGGCCACCGTAGTGGCACAAGTTGCGTCCGTTGTTCATGTCACTAAGAATCGTTAAATAATTTCGTTAAAATCAGACACATGCCTAGCTATGTGAGGGAAAAATCATCATTTATGCTTTCGCTTCTACCTTCTCTTCCAACCATCTAATTCTAGATTTTTGACATGAATGTTGTAATTAACCTCAAACCCCcactgattaaactcaatttcatctCTTTTATCAATCAATTTCAATTACAAAATACAAAGAAATTTCTATCATCAATTAATATCTAAAATCAGAATCGATGTTAGCTAATTTGATCTCATTTTAGCATTCATAAAAAATAATGGAGTAATACTGCAACGCTACAATTGAATCTCATTAGTTATTAGTTACTCCGTATTACTCCTCAACAGAAGCCATCGAAGAGATATATTCCAAATCAACCCAACATGATTCCCATTAATATCATCAAGATCTTAATCAAATTTGTATCAAACTCGATGACTAACAACAAATTAAAGAAATTCAAGTATGAAAAGCCACCCATGATCAAACATGTGATAAAATCAAAATCAATCATAAATGCTGGTAAATAAACATCTACGTTAAAcagattatattatattattgcaACTAATTAAATGCAGTCAATAAGaaaactcgtttcatttgactttttGAGGGAGTAAAAAAAACTCATCTCTGACTTTCAAATTCAATAATTGTTGGCTAGAAAATAATTTAGCGCATAGTCCGTATCTCCATTATCACATCCTAACATCTAAAGTGGATCTATAAATACAAACACGACATTGTCTATCAAATCACATTCAAATTCACAAATTACAAACATGATGAAATTTCAATTAATACTTTCAGTTTTAGCTCTTTGTTTTTGTGTAACATTATCAATATCCTTTCATGATCATGTTACACCAAGCTCTCAAGATTTCATAAGTTGCCTTGAATCCAAATCCAATAATGCCAATGGCATTTCTCAACTCATTTTCACCCCTAACAATGTATCTTTCCTACCAATTTGGGAAGTTAGAGTCAACAACAACAGATTCAACAAATCCTCAACTCCGAAACCATCAGTCATTGTTACTCCGATCGATGATGCTCAGATTCGAGCAACACTTTTATGTAGCAAGAAATGCGGGTACGAGATGAGGATTAGGAGTGGAGGCCACGACTATGAGGGAGTCTCGTCCACCGCTAATGTTCCGTTTGTAATGCTTGATCTAGGCAGGATGAGGTCTGTAAACATGGACGTTGCAAAAAGGACCGCATGGGCCCAAGGTGGCACTACAGTTGGTGAAGTTTACTATGCCATATCTCAAAAGACTAATAAGTTGTATTTCCCTGGTAGTATTTGTCCCACTGTGGGTATTAGTGGGTACTTGGGTGGTGGTGGCTATGGAAACATGATGAGAAAATATGGTATTGGTGCGGATAATGTTgttgatgttcggttcatggatgTAAATGGAAAGATTCTAGATCGAAAGACTATGGGCGAAGATCTATTTTGGGCAATTCGTGGTGGTGGTGCTGCAAGTTTTGGAATCGTTCTTGCATGGAAACTTAGGTTGGTTCCGGTGCCCGAGTTAGTAACTGTATTCTTAGTGAACATAACATTGGAACAAGGCGCGACAGAGATTTTCTATAAGTATCAACACGTTATACCGAATATTGATGAAAATTTGTCCATCAGGGTTCAAATATCTAGCGAAGATATCGTCAATACTAACAAGAAAACCATACGAATGTTATTTTTTGGACTTTATCAAGGCTCAATGGACAACTTGATTTCTTTGTTAGACAAAAAGTACCCCGAGCTTAATGTCACACGAGATAAATGCCAAGAGGTGACAATGGCCCAGTCGACCCTCTTTTACCAAGGCTTTCCAACCGACACCTCACTTGAGGTTCTTGCTAACCGAACTGTCAATTTTAAGCTCGATGGACAAAACAAATTAGATTACGTACGCACCCCAATCCCTATAAATGGCCTCAAAAAGATATGGAGACAAATGTTTAAAAGCGTAGGATCAATTGTGATCATGCAACCTTTTGGAGGGAAAATGGATGAGTACTCAGAGACAGCAACTCCTTTTCCTCATAGAGCTGGAGTGTTGTATCAATTTCACCAATTTGTTCAGTTCAATGACCAAACCTCAGACACGACACCAATATCACTCCAACGTATCAGTTGGTTACGAAACTTTAACAAATATATAACGCCTTATGTGTCGAAGAACCCAAGGGAGGCGTATTATAACTACATTGACTTTGATTTGGGTGTTGGAAGTGCTACTTATGAGGAAGCAAGTGTTTGGGGAAACCAATACTGGAAGAAAGACAACTTTAAGAAGTTAATTCACATCAAAGCTAAAGTTGATCCACACAACTTTTTTAAACACCCACAAAGTATACCGGTTTTTTAGTTCATCCTATTATATCATCTTTTATGCTTGTGACTTGTAATAATTTGTTATTCATTGTtatgttatgttattgttatttattatttggTAATGTATGTATTCTATTATTGATAAATGaataaattgaaatgtcccgttcttattgattaaaaacgttccatattaattgatttcgttgcgaggttttgacctctatatgagacgtttttcaaagactgcattcatttttaaaacaaaccataacctttatttcataaataaaggtttaaaaagctttacgtagattatcaaataatgataatctaaaatatcctgtttacacacg
This window of the Rutidosis leptorrhynchoides isolate AG116_Rl617_1_P2 chromosome 7, CSIRO_AGI_Rlap_v1, whole genome shotgun sequence genome carries:
- the LOC139860131 gene encoding tetrahydroberberine oxidase-like, with the protein product MMKFQLILSVLALCFCVTLSISFHDHVTPSSQDFISCLESKSNNANGISQLIFTPNNVSFLPIWEVRVNNNRFNKSSTPKPSVIVTPIDDAQIRATLLCSKKCGYEMRIRSGGHDYEGVSSTANVPFVMLDLGRMRSVNMDVAKRTAWAQGGTTVGEVYYAISQKTNKLYFPGSICPTVGISGYLGGGGYGNMMRKYGIGADNVVDVRFMDVNGKILDRKTMGEDLFWAIRGGGAASFGIVLAWKLRLVPVPELVTVFLVNITLEQGATEIFYKYQHVIPNIDENLSIRVQISSEDIVNTNKKTIRMLFFGLYQGSMDNLISLLDKKYPELNVTRDKCQEVTMAQSTLFYQGFPTDTSLEVLANRTVNFKLDGQNKLDYVRTPIPINGLKKIWRQMFKSVGSIVIMQPFGGKMDEYSETATPFPHRAGVLYQFHQFVQFNDQTSDTTPISLQRISWLRNFNKYITPYVSKNPREAYYNYIDFDLGVGSATYEEASVWGNQYWKKDNFKKLIHIKAKVDPHNFFKHPQSIPVF